The proteins below are encoded in one region of Phaseolus vulgaris cultivar G19833 chromosome 1, P. vulgaris v2.0, whole genome shotgun sequence:
- the LOC137814132 gene encoding zinc finger CCCH domain-containing protein 36-like, which translates to MDTRKRGRLELGFNSNGGFKKSKQEMESLSTGVGSKSKPCTKFFSTSGCPFGEGCHFLHYVPGGYNAVAHIMNLTPAAPPAPRNVAALPPVPNGSAPSAVKTRICNKFNTAEGCKFGDKCHFAHGEWELGKHIAPSFDDHRAMGPTASGRFAGRMEPSPGPATSFGSHATAKISVEASLAGAIIGKGGVNSKQICRQTGAKLSIREHESDPNIRNIELEGNFEQIKEASNMVKDLLLTLQMSASSKANQGVPGAPIREHGSNFKTKLCENFSKGSCTFGERCHFAHGAAELRKSV; encoded by the exons ATGGATACTCGCAAGAGGGGAAGACTCGAACTCGGTTTCAACTCCAATGGTGGATTTAAGAAATCCAAGCAAG AAATGGAGTCCTTATCAACTGGTGTAGGAAGCAAATCGAAGCCTTGTACCAAGTTTTTCAG CACTTCTGGTTGTCCTTTTGGCGAGGGCTGCCACTTCCTGCATTACGTTCCTGGTGGCTATAATGCTGTTGCCCATATAATGAATTTAACGCCTGCTGCACCTCCAGCGCCAAGAAATGTTGCAGCTCTGCCACCTGTTCCAAATGGGTCCGCACCATCTGCTGTTAAGACCCGCATATGCAACAAATTTAATACTGCTGAAGGTTGCAAATTTGGTGATAAATGCCATTTTGCCCATGGTGAATGGGAACTTGGCAAGCATATTGCTCCATCATTTGATGATCATCGTGCCATGGGACCCACTGCATCAGGTCGTTTTGCTGGTCGAATGGAGCCTTCTCCTGGTCCTGCTACAAGTTTTGGTTCCCATGCCACTGCCAAGATCAGCGTAGAAGCATCCCTGGCTGGTGCAATCATTGGGAAGGGTGGTGTGAACTCAAAACAGATATGCCGCCAAACTGGAGCCAAACTTTCCATCCGGGAGCATGAATCTGATCCTAATATTAGAAACATTGAACTAGAGGGAAATTTTGAGCAAATCAAGGAAGCTAGTAATATGGTGAAGGATTTGCTACTGACCCTGCAAATGTCTGCCTCATCAAAAGCTAACCAAGGGGTTCCTGGTGCACCTATTCGAGAGCATGGAAGCAATTTTAAGACGAAGCTGTGTGAGAATTTTTCCaaaggatcttgcacatttggAGAGAGATGCCACTTTGCTCATGGAGCTGCTGAATTGCGTAAATCAGTATGA